In Blattabacterium cuenoti, the genomic window AAAAGGTAACATTGACCCACTTAATGTTCCCCATAAAACCACTCCGATTAAGGATAAAAAAACTGTAAATCCTACTAATATCCAATGAGTTCCATAATTAAATAAATTGATTTTATGCCAAGCTACTACACGTATAAAACCTGTTAATCCCAATATGCTACCTAAAAAAAAACCACAAATAATTTCTCTTCGCATAACAATCCACCAATCTTTGATCTTAACTTCTCCTAATGCCATGGCTTGTATAATTAAACTGGCTGCTTGAGAACCACTGTTTCCCCCACTTGAAACAACTAAAGGAATAAACAAAGCAAGAACCACGGCTTTTTCTATCACACTTGAAAATTCTTGCATAACTGTAGTTGTTAACATTTCTCCTATAAATAATAAAATAAGCCATCCAGCTCTTTTTTTAATAAGTTTATATAAAGGAACATTTAAATAGGATTGATCTAGAACTTCCATTCCTCCTATCTTTTGAAAATCCTCTCTATAATTTTCATTTAAAACCCATAAAATATCATCTACAGTTACTATTCCCAATAAAAAATTTTTATCGTCTATAACTGGAAGTGAAACTCTATTACTTAGAGAAAATATTTTAGAAGCTTCTTCTTCTGTATTTGTAATATTTAAAGTGGCAGTATTTTTTTTATCACTATTTATTAAATCATACACTTTTGTATTTGGGTCTACTAATAAAAACTCTCGTATTTTTATATCATCTATTAATTTTCCTTTTTGGTCTACTATATAGATAATTTCTATAACATCACTATTTTTTACTTCTTTACGGATATAATCCAAAACTTCTTGTACACTCCAAGTTTTTTGAACTGCAAGATAATATGGAATGATTAAACGACCTACACTATTTTCAGGATATCCTAGAGAAACTAAAGTTTTACATTTTTCTTCTGAATTTAAATATTTAATTAAATCTTTTAAAATCCTTTTGGGAATCTTTTTGAAAAAAGAAACACGATCATCTACCGATAAATTATTTAGCAACTCCATTTTTTTAATAGAAGGTAACCCTTTTATAATTTTTTTTTTTATAGGCAAATCTAATACTCTAAAAATAGAGATGGCTTTACATAGTTTTAATAAACTAAATATTTTTATAACATCATTAGGGTTATGATGAATGATTTTTATTAATCTACTTACTGTTTGATTATTTAGAAATTTACCGTTATTTAAATAATCTTGATCCTCATTAAACATTTTTTTCTTTTTTTGTAGGAACTTTTTTCTTGAATTTTTATTATATGATTGGATTCATTTTCGCAGGAAATAAAAACAATTTCTATATTGTTCTGCAGAAATAAATTAAAATTACGTAATAAAATCATTGTAATTTTTATATGCATAA contains:
- the mgtE gene encoding magnesium transporter is translated as MFNEDQDYLNNGKFLNNQTVSRLIKIIHHNPNDVIKIFSLLKLCKAISIFRVLDLPIKKKIIKGLPSIKKMELLNNLSVDDRVSFFKKIPKRILKDLIKYLNSEEKCKTLVSLGYPENSVGRLIIPYYLAVQKTWSVQEVLDYIRKEVKNSDVIEIIYIVDQKGKLIDDIKIREFLLVDPNTKVYDLINSDKKNTATLNITNTEEEASKIFSLSNRVSLPVIDDKNFLLGIVTVDDILWVLNENYREDFQKIGGMEVLDQSYLNVPLYKLIKKRAGWLILLFIGEMLTTTVMQEFSSVIEKAVVLALFIPLVVSSGGNSGSQAASLIIQAMALGEVKIKDWWIVMRREIICGFFLGSILGLTGFIRVVAWHKINLFNYGTHWILVGFTVFLSLIGVVLWGTLSGSMLPFIIKKLRGDPASSSAPFVATLVDVVGLIIYFSMSYLLLHGTLL